Below is a genomic region from Patagioenas fasciata isolate bPatFas1 chromosome 14, bPatFas1.hap1, whole genome shotgun sequence.
GCCTTGTTGCCCCGAAGGGCAGCGCCCAGCAGCAATAGCAGCATCTCCCCATTCCAACATTTCTGAAACTCGGGTCCACCCGCAAGGAGAGAGGTCCTGGGTGGCTCCCGGTCACACTGGAGTAACTATTTGTTTCAGAATACAAATCATCAGCACACAAACCAGCATAAAAACAGCACCTTGTTGTACATTATCTCCTTaagtatattttgtattttgctaTTATATCTTATTATATCAGACTGCTGGGAATTTTGAGAATAAAGACTCTTGAAGGCACATGTATGTGAGTAAGCAAACACAGAACTTCATCTTTGACCTGGGTACTTTTTAAGAAGTACATTCCTCAAAGGTAGAGAAATGTTACGCAAGGAGTAAAGGCAGCCATGCCTCCCCACAGAAGCCACCAGACTTGCTGCACTTTACAGCCCAGGGGAAGCTGAAACTATAGGAGGGGGaatcacatcacagaatcacagaatagcaggttggaagggaccacaggatcacctggtccaaccatTCTTTCCAGACAAcacagcccagcaccctgtccagccaaATCTTAAAAGTTTCCGATGCTGGGggatccaccacttccctggggagattattccagtggCTGATTATTCTcatgttctcattgtgaaaatttCCCTCTTATGTCCAATGGGAATgtcccaggagtaacttgtacccattgcccccatcatttccatgtgactccttgaaATCTGGACACGGCTCAGCTCGTGCACCAGCCCAGGCGGATGGGTCACACAGGCAACGCTTGAGGCAGATGAGACCACGTCTGTTTGTGTCTTCATTTCAAATGAACCTGCTGACGGGGACAAAAGCAAAGTAGAgggctgccaggagcagaggggcactgctgtccccaccaTCGCCTCCCTCCTGACACAGATTCATTTTGTTCCAAAAAACAGACGCTAACAGTGGGGCTGTATCAGGCTTTGAAAAGTACTGCACAGCctggaggggagaaaaagaaaagaaaagcaacaataaaATGCTGTAAACCAAGTTCACCATTCTGTTACACCAACGCAGAAAAATTGAAAGAAGAGTCACCAGTAGGTCAAGCTTTACACAGTTTAACAAGTCACATTATAGCGGAATGCGGCTGTTTCCAAACTGCGTTTACTGCTTTCTAATCCCAGTTTAAGAGCAAGGGCTGAAAGGTCCTTCAGTAGAGAGGACTTTCTCCTGCTTCTAATAAAAACTCCCATCTGCCTCCTGGGTGCGATACCAAATAAGGGCAAATGGAGAGAGAGGAACAGTCCTTGCCTTTCACACAATCGATGCGACTGCCAAAACCCAGCGTGTATTTAATAAATGCAATGTAGATTGTTTTATTTGACCTTCTgttcacaaaataattttattatatgTATGAAAGCAGCATACAGGCaataaaattatgaaaacatTCACAATACATAAATACACAGACCTGATGCAGGATGTATATAGTTCATtagactttgtttttttcctctcagttctCTTTTCCAGACAACACTTTTGTTTTTTGATATATGTTATGAAAAAGTTGCTCCAAAGGGTTTGTTCTCCCATTCAGAAAACAAATAGTTTTCTTTGAATGCTGCTGAATATTGACACCCAATGTTCCTGTTGCTAATGCTCACTGAATGCTTTTGGCATTACAAAGGGAAAGCAGCAGGGGAAGGACAATGGAAAAGTAGCAGGTTTTGGAATTAAACATTGGCAACTTTTTGGGAGCTCACAGGACATTTTTGAGGTGGAGGTTGCAGTTCCATCCGTATTTGGAAACGTCTTAATCCAAAATGGCAATGAGGCACTATTCCTGATCGAACGGGCTATTGACATGGTAATTACTAAAATGTAACGTCCTCCCATTTTCCAACGGAAAGCACGAGGTACCTCACTTCTTAACTCTGACCGTGATACAGAAGCAGACAGACGCATGATCCTGGTGGTACTGCAATAATACAGATGAGAACGAGTTTTGGCATGTTTACTACCATTATAACCAATTGTGTTTGTTCAGAAAAGATATCCAAGACttgaaataagaaaaatctgAGAAAGCTGTTTATCTTACATAAATACAAAACGTTAGATACTAAGAATTGTCATCTAAGAagcttttcttctcaaattcgaTTCTTCTTAAGGTTGTAGTCATTTTTAAGGTATTTACAGATCCACAAACTCGACATTCTACCAAAGTCTTTGTAAcatgaaactttttttaaaaataaatagcagcaattcattttatttctatAAGGGAAGAGAATTCCTAACTCAGTCAACGCTGGTCCTATCTTGTGAAAGAAATCccacttaaaacaaaacaaaatcaaagcccACAAGTAAACGAACTCCACACAGAATCGGTTTTGTCGATTCCTTCGTTTCTTGCCGAGCTTCTTAACATTCCCTCCATTCCCCCCCAGGCTCTCCAGACTATCAGAGCTCATAATAAAGTGCAGACTGGTTGACTGGCCAAACCACAGTTACGACACTCCAAAAATATCCCATTGTTTAGACATCTTAAATAACATAAATAAAGCTAGATCTGTTATAACATATGAAAAATAGCGatttaaaacaataaatcaaTAAAACCAGTATCAACATATTACCTCCCGAAGCTTTAAAAATAACCATTCTCATTATAAGGCTCAATTATTTGtcagaaataattttaagaagGCATCTACTTACCTTTACAATCCCTCAGTCTTTAATTAGGACCTGTTAACACCCACTATCACAAGACACACCAATCTTTTAACTTCTAGTAAACATTAATCTTAAAATACTTAACATTTATCTTTTGCCTCGTTTTAAGCTAGAAATTGGTCTCTCTGTGTAGAGAAGCACTATTTTCTTTGTCATTGCACTGCATCTATATTTGTGTGTTTTCCTTAATATGAACAGTACAGTTTAACATCCTTTTTTAACCAATTTTCAGTATCTTTTCCTGtttattgttttaaatgttaACTTTACTTTGAATGGCAGGACAATTAATTCTGGGCTTGGTGTAAATGTGTATTTCTCCCTAGAGCTTAGTTTCTTACCAAAAAATCTTGTGTATCTTTTTTTGTTTAGATTATTACAATAAACACTATTAGGTCTTGCTGGGTAAACCTTACTGTTCAGGTTTTATGCTGCCCATTTTGTGTAATGGGGTTGATCTTTTCCAAAGAAACATCAGCTTCATAATCCAAGATACTCGACAGTGCTGGAGACATTTTCTCCAAGGTTTTAGATAGTTCaccctcttcttcctttttaagaGGTTCTTCTTCCGGACACATAATTGCATGTGGAATCAGATAAACCAGATTAGACTCTTTGGGGCTGGAGCCTTTGGGCTCATGTTGACTTGAAAAAACAACAGCTCCGTTATTGTTAATACTAACAGTCTCTATAGCATTGCTGGACATAGGGCAGAGCCTGTAGCATCCTAGCAGGGTTGAAAAAGCCTTGCGGAAATCAGCATTGAAGGCATAAATTATGGGATTGAGGGAAGAATTGGCCCatccaaaccaaataaaaacgtCAAAGGTCGTGGAATTAATGCAGAAAGCTTCTGCTCCCTTGGATGGTTGGGTGGGCTCACAAAAGGGAATCATGCAGTTCAATACAAAAAACGGCAACCAGCAGCACACAAACACCCCCATGATCACTGACAAAGTCTTTAAAACCTTCGTTTCCCTCTTGAAGGACATTTTGAAGTTGCTCTCCGGTTGCTGGCAGTCCATACTGCTCCTGTTGCCGGTCGTGTTCTGGCAGTTCTTGGCGTGCACTGCTGCTCTCTCCAAGGCTGAAATGCGGCGTATTTGCTTCTGAGCAATCCGGTATATCCTTGTATAAGTTACTATCATGATGGCCACGGGTATATAGAAGCTAATTAGAGAAGAGGAGATGGCATACATCCTGTTCAGGCTAGAATCACAGTTGTCCATGCTTACACCTTGTAAGCTGGCATTTAGGTCCAAAAAGCTTGTGGTTGTAGCCTTGTGCCAGTTCAGCTGCACAGGGATGAAGGAAATCAACACAGACAAAGTCCAGGCCACGCTGATCATGATGAAGGCTGCCTTGGGGGTCATTTTCCTCTCATACCTAAATGGGCTGGAGATGGCCCAGTATCTGTCCACACTAATGACACAGAGATTTAGGATGGATGCTGTTGAGCACATAATATCAAAGGCCACCCAGATGTTGCAAAATGAACCAAAAGGCCAGAAACCAGCAATCTCAGCCACAGCTTTCCACGGCATGACCAGAACTGCCACTAAGAGATCGGACACAGCCAAGGAGATGACAAAGAAGTTGGTCACCTTGGACCTGAGGTGGCGAAACCTAATGACAGCTGCACAGACCAGCGTGTTTCCCAGCAGCGTGGAGAGGATCAGCAGTGAAAGGAAGCAGCCCGTGAGGATCCGAAAGGAAGAGTCCCTTTCCACCAGCAACCCTTCCCCATCCATAGTGGTGTCGTTCCAAGTCATAGTTTCTCCTGAGGGAAAATCATATCATGATTTTCATGACGACATCAGCTCCTTTCCTTGCAGAGATCAGAGACATCAGACATCCATTAATTACTCACCGCCAAACAGACCAAAGGTCCTTTCACCCCCAAATGGACTTCACCCACTTTGAATCATCCTGCACACTGAAAGCTCTATGAGCAGGAAcagaaaatgcacacacacaGTCCACCCTACAGACTGGTTTTTAAGTGGTCCCTTCAGAAACACACTGCACCATCCCAGCACGAAGTAACCTAATTCAGACAGCTCACCTGCAAGCGTTCTGCTGCTGTCCTCTGCAAATACACCCCACAGACAGGAAAGCAATCACTTTTCCATGCTTGCATATATTCCCACTTAAATAGGCTATTGATCGAGTGTTTCCAGTGTCCATTGCACTAGCCCTTCATATTTACTGAAGCGTACTATACGAGGTGCTTTTTCTCTAGTTTCCTAAAGGTCTCACTGACAGAACACTCCATCCTTCCTCCCCAGTACACTCCTGTTACAAAATGCAACAGTTCTCTATTTCTGGACAGCGTTAGAAAGCAAATCTTCACTTAGTTTCAAATTGGTTTACACTTCCAAGACAAAGAAAATCAATATACAGTAGGGGTGTTTCGAAGGTTTTCGGTAAGATGTAGCTCATGTTATTTAGTTTTACTTAAACGAGAAATGCCAGCTCCTACCTTTCACCTCTGATTCTCTGTTTTCTCTGGGATGCAGAGCtgtctctcctcttttagttttgGAATTGCATAGCAAATCTTATATACAGAATCAACACAGAAACACTGCATTGCATCAGGTGAGCgtgtggtttcttttttccctgaaagTGCAAATTGGCCGGGGAGAAGTAAAAACAGGAGCTGGCAGAGTTCGACCATCAGGAGTCAGTTTTCAAGGGAGCAGCACGTCTGTGCTGTCGGACCGTGCGTGACGGACCCAGCCGGCAAGCGCTCAGTTGCCTCCATCCCACGGCCCCTGCTGATCACCCCGCAAACTCTGTTGGCCACATCTGTGGCACTTTGTACATCCCGTCGAAGCAGCACATCAGGGCAAATCATCCCAGGCAAAAGGCACGGTATTCCCAGCATTGGCAAGAGCCACGtaccatttctttcttctgttgtttcctggaaggagaaagaagggCGAGAGGAGAAGAAGGACCTGAGTGACCTCCCCTCGGCCACGATGCGGGTGCGACACCAGCGGTACCCGCAGCCGGTTGCTCTTCCAGCGGGGACAGTCGCTTTAACGCTCCGCTGTCGGGTTGTAGCTTTCCATAACTACCCTGGAATAATCTCACCAGCTGCTTAGCGGGGCTGCGCTCCGAACATCGGGTCCAGCTGTTAAGATGCTTTTTCCGTCTCAGAAAAGCGGGGGCGGGGGCAGCTCCTCATGCGTTCCCGCAGCCTGCCCCGGGCCGTGCATCTCCGGTGCCGGGGTGTCCCGGCggcaaagccttttttctgcccGGGGCAGGGCTCGGCAGCATCCTCCGTCCTTCCAGGAAAGGTCTGTCTGCCTGGCGTCTCCTCCTAAAGGATTAAGACGATGGAGAGACAGGCACGGAGGCACGCAGCGGGCAAAATGCGAGCCCCCTTCGCCTCCTCTAACATCTTCGGCTGGACGCAGCTTCTTGTGGGCAGCCTTCCCCCGgtttttctgctttcctgggGAAAAACTTCTCAGGCAGCCGGAGAGGAAGGCAAAGCTGGGCTCCTGGAGCCGCTGTCCTGGAGTTTAGCGCAGCCGGGATTACTCTGCCCCGTCTGAGCTTCGCCGAGCTCCGGGGCGCTGCGTGATGCCTCGGCGCTACGAGCCAGCTGAGTTCAATTCATTGATGCGGAAAGTAAGTACCGGCACCAACTTGGGGCTGGGCGATGCTCAGGAGGCGGGCTGCGGGCCGAAGCACCCGCGGCTCCCCCGACCCCCGGGGGAGCAGCGTTACCCCAGGGCACGCTTGGGAAGCTGGAGGTGGGGGGGGTCGGTCAGGACCTCCCTCCCGGCACAGCGGGGAAGGGGCGGCGAGCGCGGCGGTGCTCAGGCACAGCGGGGAGGGCCGGGCTGCCGCCGGGGCAGCGCTCCGCTCTGCTCCGCGCCGCCTCCCTCCGCGCAGCCGCGGCCGCCGGGCTCCCTCTCCtgggcggccgcggccccgcggcccccGCCGTGCCCCTCTCCGCGTCCCCCCGCCGCCGGACCGCAAGGCAGCCCCGGTGGCCGAGCTGCGCCGGGACGCTCCGCTTTCCACCCCCCCCGCTTCCAGCCCGAACCCGCCGCCAGAAACGCTTAAATCCCGGGTTCATAACATCGTTATCCCCGCGTGTGAACGAGGTGGGGGGAACCCAAAGCACCGGTTCGCAGCTACACAAGTTGCCTGAGGACCCGCATCCCGACTACGTTGCTGGAAATCAGGGGAGAGGAGAACAGGGAAACAATTTGAGACCCGTCAGAGCCCCGGAGCGGGGACCCCCTGATGGCACATGGGGTGTTCAGGGTTTGTTTCTGTAGAGAAAACTCGGTGCACTGAACTGCTGCCCTTGCACGCAAAAATCTGCCACTCTCTTCACACCGTGTTTTCTCCTTTGCAAAAATCCTTCAGGTTCGGTAGTGAGCACCAAAACCAGAGCAGTTACATCTCAGGCCCCTTCCTTCTACAaaagggatttttctttcttgtcttaGCCACAACAGGCAATGAAAGAAGATGAACGTGCTGATCTGCAAGGTGCTGCGTTTGTGTAGGAATCTTACTCAAAGAAAACTAGAAAATTAAGATAAAAGATATCACAGGGAGGTTAAAAACCTCACAGGGAGGTTAAAAACCTCACAGAAGTTTTTTAAGCTTACTAAGTTGTCAAGATAAATTTTGTAGGGTTCAGCATTAGTGAAATTGCTTTCGTGCCATCTGTAATTTTTCACAATGTCAGTTAAAGCAGATACAGTGCTATATTAACCTTGACTAGCTAACTAAAACACTTGCtttctttccccctctctttacctttatttttttccaactgcTTTGCAGCAAGTTCTCATTCTCCCCTTCTTATTATCATGTCCTTTAATCAACATTCACCTCCAGAGGAGGGTGAAAATACACAAGAAAATGAATCCTGTACTGTTTGGTAATAGAGATTTCTAATGAAACTCCTTGtgagttttctttttctgttttcaaggtcgtcttttttttcctcctgttcttaAAGCACAACAATGGTGAGGTTTCGTGCATCAAAAAGATCTGTAGCACACTCCTGGATTTGAAGTAGAAACCCTAGGCGGAGGAGAACATTGCCTGCATAAGAAGTCACCAAGCACGTTTGATTTTCTTTCCGCTACAACTGTCCTGGATTATTCCAGGAGAAATCACAGCTCCAGAGCACACAAACAGTGCAATCTTCCAGGCATACTGCGGACACATTGCAGAAATGAGAGCTGTCTGCTCTCAATTGCCTGCTTATCTGAGTGAAATCCGAGTGAAATCTTCAGTTCAGTTTTGCTGGGGAATGGCCtttcctggggaaggggctgaagACAGCATTGAAAAGCCCCAATGCTGCTCACATGGGTGAGGGTttaaatttttcatttgaataCAAGATAAAAAACATGTCGTTTATCTTCCTACTCCCAGCAGCTTTTAAGAATCTCACGATCTTTATTCGTTTGGCAATTCTGTGTCTGTTTCAGAAGTCAGAGCCTCTCTCCTGTCTCATCTCTAAACGTGAGTGATGAGGGATGAACATGAGGTCTGGCTCAGCCAAGACCGAACCAGCGGAGCAAAGCCCCTTCAGCATCTACGTAGGTTTCAAACACCAGCATTTCATGCAGGGCACCCTGCTGTACTCATTTGTCACTCGAGCTAATTTGCAAGCTTTTAAAACTTTCATGACTTAATAGTCATACCCAGGTGAGGAACAAAAGTGAAATCCATTAAACccctattattattattcaggTAAATTCAGTAGTGGGATTAGGCAGCCGATTGACACTCTGGGAGCCAGTTATACAAAGTACAGGGTAAATTTTCCTCTTGCTGCCTCCAGCCAATGCAAGAAAGATCAATTCTCATCCAGGTCAGGACTTGCCTAAAACTGCCAACAAGAGGGTGACAGTGCAGGTGTTTCTCTGAGATTCATAAACAAGCACAGGGCTTGTTTAATTCTCCCTGGGTACATACATTAAAAAGCtgcttaatttaatttaatgcttTTTGATAACTACTGACCAATGCTGGAATCAAAGCAATGCCCAGCAAAGCAAAGCTTTTGTGTCTCTAATACCACCCTGCGAGGCACCTGCTCCTCCCAGGAGACTCTGATTGGAGAAAGTCCTATTTGGTCCATATgaagctttaaaaatacaaatactgagTAGTACCTTGATCCAAATGATCTTAATCCAAACAGTAATTAGCTACTGGAAGACCAAGCCAAAGTTGAATGAGGTCCAGATCTTGTATTGAGAGATAAACATGCCTTAAGCTAGAAAATAGCGCACATACTAGAGCTGGAGAGAGGCAGCTCAATTTCCAAAACAATGCACAGTGTGTGGATACAAATTGTGCTCATGTCACTCTCGGGATGACTTCTTGAGTCTGCATGCATGGGATTTATTAAACATGAAATCAGCTGAGGCATGTTAGCAGAAATAATGTCTAAAATAACTGTCACGTTTGTAAATAAGAGGTTATACTTATAAGCCAAGATAACTTTAGCCTCAGCTTAACCTTTGCAGGAAAATCAAGGGCTCCTGGAAATCAAACAACAGCTATGAACTCTCTTAAAGATCAGTGAAGCACACTGGTTAAATTGATATTATTATGCTGGATATTCCACAGGGAAAACCACAGTAATGAGTACAAAAGCACAgagcaaaaagcagcagaaaaaactaTTACGTTgctgctaaaaacaaaacaaaacaaactccaaGGATTTCAAGTTCATTCTTGAATGATA
It encodes:
- the DRD1 gene encoding D(1A) dopamine receptor, producing the protein MTWNDTTMDGEGLLVERDSSFRILTGCFLSLLILSTLLGNTLVCAAVIRFRHLRSKVTNFFVISLAVSDLLVAVLVMPWKAVAEIAGFWPFGSFCNIWVAFDIMCSTASILNLCVISVDRYWAISSPFRYERKMTPKAAFIMISVAWTLSVLISFIPVQLNWHKATTTSFLDLNASLQGVSMDNCDSSLNRMYAISSSLISFYIPVAIMIVTYTRIYRIAQKQIRRISALERAAVHAKNCQNTTGNRSSMDCQQPESNFKMSFKRETKVLKTLSVIMGVFVCCWLPFFVLNCMIPFCEPTQPSKGAEAFCINSTTFDVFIWFGWANSSLNPIIYAFNADFRKAFSTLLGCYRLCPMSSNAIETVSINNNGAVVFSSQHEPKGSSPKESNLVYLIPHAIMCPEEEPLKKEEEGELSKTLEKMSPALSSILDYEADVSLEKINPITQNGQHKT